From Phenylobacterium immobile (ATCC 35973), a single genomic window includes:
- a CDS encoding LysR substrate-binding domain-containing protein has translation MRTSHENPNGAAHILAALPAFEAAARLVSFTRAARELGLTQSGLSRRISTLERWLGAPLFTRRGRAIALTEDGLRFAATAGETIRQLEQARAAFGAGLQGAVRVGALPSIGGLWLAPRLPRFLAVEPEVTVSVVTIGADFSDAPKDPVTWDPSAVDVALTWGRGGWRPLQTRALLAERMTPVCAPGVLAGLPGATLADLAAAPRLGHSSRQDAWAGYFASQGAPAPPSTPRVDLEHFFMLREAARAGAGVSLMPLLFAEDDLAAGRLVAAWPVWTTGGGYAVVGSAAALSRPAVAAFVRWLEAEAGDA, from the coding sequence ATGCGTACTAGTCATGAAAACCCAAATGGCGCGGCGCACATTCTGGCGGCATTGCCGGCCTTCGAGGCCGCCGCGCGCCTGGTCAGCTTCACCCGCGCCGCCCGTGAGCTGGGCCTCACTCAAAGCGGCCTGTCGCGCCGGATCAGCACCCTGGAACGTTGGCTGGGCGCACCGCTCTTCACCCGTCGCGGGCGCGCCATTGCGCTCACCGAGGACGGCCTGCGTTTCGCCGCCACGGCGGGTGAGACCATCCGTCAGCTGGAGCAGGCCCGGGCCGCTTTCGGCGCCGGCCTGCAAGGTGCGGTGCGGGTCGGCGCCCTGCCGTCCATCGGCGGGCTCTGGCTCGCGCCCCGTCTCCCGCGGTTCCTGGCCGTCGAACCCGAGGTCACGGTCTCCGTCGTGACCATCGGCGCCGACTTCTCCGATGCGCCCAAGGACCCGGTGACCTGGGATCCCTCCGCCGTCGACGTGGCGCTGACCTGGGGCCGGGGCGGATGGCGGCCCTTGCAGACGCGCGCGCTCCTGGCCGAGCGGATGACGCCGGTTTGCGCGCCAGGGGTGTTGGCGGGCCTGCCGGGCGCGACCCTGGCCGACCTCGCTGCTGCGCCGCGCCTGGGTCACTCCAGCCGACAGGACGCGTGGGCCGGCTACTTCGCCAGCCAGGGCGCGCCCGCGCCGCCCAGCACGCCGCGGGTCGATCTCGAACATTTCTTCATGCTGCGCGAAGCCGCCCGCGCCGGCGCCGGCGTCAGCCTGATGCCGCTGCTCTTCGCCGAGGACGACCTGGCCGCTGGCCGGCTGGTCGCCGCCTGGCCGGTCTGGACCACGGGCGGCGGCTACGCTGTCGTCGGCAGCGCTGCGGCCCTCTCACGCCCAGCTGTGGCGGCCTTCGTGCGATGGCTGGAGGCCGAGGCCGGGGACGCCTAG
- a CDS encoding IS481 family transposase — protein MNVHQNARLTPGGRALLARRVSQGWTAKAAAEAAGVSLRTARKWIARHRRGGERRHHDRSSAPRRCPRKVAAARVAEIEQLRRQRMTGPAIARTLGMARSTVGAILRRQGLGKLAALDPKPPVIRYEHSRPGAMIHLDIKKLGRFDVAGHRVTGDRQLGRSRRAGWDFLHVCVDDASRLAYTEILSSEGQLDTTGFLERALAWLGRCGVRVERVMTDNGSAYRSKLFANALQAAGARHVRTRPYTPRTNGKAERFIQTSLREWAYAKPYSSSAERAQAIGPWIDAYNLSRPHAGIGGLSPWTRVNNLLGNDI, from the coding sequence ATGAACGTCCACCAGAATGCCCGTCTGACGCCTGGGGGTCGAGCGCTGCTGGCGCGGCGCGTGTCGCAAGGCTGGACGGCGAAGGCGGCGGCGGAGGCGGCAGGGGTGTCGCTGCGGACAGCGCGCAAATGGATCGCCCGGCATCGTCGCGGCGGCGAGCGAAGGCATCACGACCGCAGCTCGGCGCCGCGACGATGTCCGCGCAAGGTGGCTGCGGCTCGTGTGGCTGAGATCGAGCAACTGCGGCGTCAGCGGATGACCGGTCCGGCGATCGCCCGGACGCTGGGCATGGCCCGCTCGACGGTGGGGGCTATCCTGCGCCGGCAGGGGCTGGGCAAGCTGGCCGCGCTCGATCCGAAGCCGCCGGTGATCCGCTACGAGCACAGCCGACCGGGCGCGATGATCCATCTGGATATCAAGAAGCTCGGCCGCTTCGACGTCGCCGGCCACCGCGTCACCGGCGACCGCCAGCTCGGCCGCTCGCGCCGCGCTGGCTGGGACTTCCTGCACGTCTGCGTCGATGACGCTTCGCGCCTGGCCTACACCGAGATCCTGTCTTCGGAAGGCCAACTCGACACCACCGGCTTCCTCGAACGCGCCCTGGCCTGGCTCGGCCGTTGCGGCGTCCGCGTCGAGCGGGTGATGACCGACAACGGCTCGGCCTACCGTTCCAAGCTCTTCGCCAACGCCCTGCAGGCCGCCGGCGCCCGCCACGTCCGCACCCGGCCGTACACGCCCAGGACCAACGGCAAGGCCGAGCGCTTCATCCAGACCAGCCTCAGGGAGTGGGCCTACGCCAAGCCCTACAGCTCATCGGCTGAACGCGCCCAAGCCATCGGACCCTGGATCGACGCCTACAACCTCAGCCGACCTCACGCCGGCATCGGCGGACTCTCACCCTGGACAAGGGTGAACAACCTTCTTGGAAACGACATCTAG
- a CDS encoding alkaline phosphatase D family protein, producing the protein MKLNRRDALALLGVAAAAPAGAQARIQASFAHGVASGDPAADSVLLWTRVTPGDPAARIAVRWALWTDATLSQVVAKGETVTDAARDFTVKVVAEGLQAGQDYWYRFEAGGAVSGIGRTRTLPLGPTDKVVMGVVSCSLYQGGLFNAYQALAMSDRLDVVTHLGDYIYEAGAAPQDYGGKTGAPLGRGHLPAHEIESLADYRQRHAQYKTDPDLQAAHARAPWICVWDDHETANDSWSGGAEAHTPAAEGDWNARKGRALQAYYEWMPIRDPLAGQAFEAVNRAFSFGDLASLIMVETRLQGRNKQLSYEDPADLPVAVGPDGAPVPDFAAFLAKRADPGRQLLGRAQEAWLGGALKRSVAMGQAWQVLGNQVVMARVRGPNLTEALSPLQQKMALASLAPDLRPRVERVAKLFTRDLPFNLDSWDGYPAARERLYGLMTAANARPLVLSGDSHAFWVNELHDDAGKLVAAEFGTTSITSPGWGDDVPSFDLGALIALQNPEVLFNDQRAKGFIRLTLTHVDAVAELVEVSTIRSKPFAIKVLKTYRVSAAQPGVSGVEAL; encoded by the coding sequence ATGAAACTCAATCGCCGCGACGCGCTCGCGCTCCTTGGCGTCGCCGCCGCTGCGCCGGCCGGCGCGCAGGCGCGGATCCAGGCGTCGTTCGCCCATGGCGTCGCCTCCGGCGACCCCGCCGCTGACAGCGTGCTGTTGTGGACCCGCGTGACGCCTGGCGATCCGGCTGCGCGGATCGCGGTGCGTTGGGCGCTATGGACGGACGCCACGCTGAGCCAGGTTGTCGCGAAGGGCGAGACCGTTACGGACGCGGCTCGCGACTTCACGGTGAAGGTTGTCGCCGAGGGGCTGCAGGCGGGCCAGGACTATTGGTACCGCTTCGAAGCCGGTGGCGCGGTCTCCGGGATCGGCCGTACGCGGACCTTGCCGCTAGGGCCCACGGACAAGGTGGTGATGGGGGTCGTGTCCTGCTCGCTCTACCAGGGCGGCCTGTTCAACGCCTACCAGGCGCTGGCCATGTCCGACCGGCTCGACGTGGTCACGCACCTGGGCGACTACATCTACGAAGCGGGCGCAGCGCCCCAAGACTATGGCGGCAAGACCGGCGCGCCGCTGGGTCGTGGCCATTTGCCGGCGCACGAGATCGAAAGCCTCGCTGACTACCGTCAGCGCCACGCCCAGTACAAGACCGACCCCGATCTGCAGGCGGCTCACGCCCGCGCGCCGTGGATCTGCGTCTGGGACGACCATGAGACGGCCAACGATTCCTGGAGCGGCGGTGCTGAGGCGCACACGCCGGCCGCCGAGGGCGACTGGAACGCGCGCAAGGGCCGCGCGCTACAGGCCTATTACGAGTGGATGCCGATCCGCGATCCGCTGGCGGGTCAGGCCTTCGAGGCGGTGAACCGCGCCTTCAGCTTCGGCGACCTGGCCAGCCTGATCATGGTCGAGACGCGGCTGCAGGGGCGCAACAAGCAACTCTCCTACGAAGATCCGGCCGACCTGCCCGTCGCCGTTGGGCCGGACGGCGCGCCCGTCCCGGATTTCGCGGCCTTCCTCGCCAAGCGCGCTGATCCAGGCCGCCAACTGCTGGGACGGGCCCAGGAGGCCTGGCTGGGCGGGGCGCTGAAGCGTTCGGTGGCCATGGGTCAGGCCTGGCAGGTGCTGGGCAACCAGGTGGTGATGGCGAGGGTGCGTGGTCCGAACCTCACGGAGGCTCTGAGCCCGCTGCAGCAGAAGATGGCGTTGGCCAGCCTGGCTCCGGATCTGCGGCCGCGGGTCGAGAGGGTGGCGAAGCTGTTCACCCGTGACCTGCCGTTCAATCTCGACAGTTGGGACGGATACCCCGCCGCCCGTGAACGGCTCTACGGGCTGATGACGGCGGCGAACGCACGGCCGCTCGTCCTGTCGGGCGATAGCCACGCCTTCTGGGTCAATGAGTTGCACGACGACGCCGGCAAGCTGGTGGCGGCCGAGTTCGGCACGACTTCGATCACCAGCCCCGGCTGGGGCGACGATGTGCCGAGCTTCGACTTGGGCGCGCTGATCGCCCTGCAGAACCCGGAGGTCCTGTTCAACGACCAACGGGCGAAGGGTTTCATCCGACTGACCTTGACCCACGTCGACGCTGTGGCCGAGCTGGTGGAGGTCTCGACGATCCGGAGCAAACCCTTCGCCATCAAGGTTCTGAAGACCTACCGCGTCTCCGCCGCCCAGCCCGGCGTTTCAGGCGTCGAGGCGCTCTAG
- a CDS encoding TonB-dependent receptor produces MNTRALLIAAASITALSAGRSLAETAPGDVQELVVTAQKRDQRALDVPFALTAYGAADIDRLGVQEFEELAQIVPGFEVQNQSPNNPALVMRGITSDSGDATAEPRVSVYQDGVSISRSRGSYVELFDIERVEIAKGPQSTLFGRGALIGAVNVIQAKARSDWEATARASVGNYGYTLFEGMLNAPLGDNAALRISGRQKARDGYVENALGATDFNSVDTQAYRVALNAHGERFNADLLLNYQKDDPSGTSFKSMTFNPTDPLTGMVLGDRPAESPAALSTTAGFEGGRPLGLDRELWSVTGLLSFDLTDALTLNSVSAYRRFDALEIFDADGFSAPLFVFGEDARGRQASQEIRLNYNAGGRWSGFVGVNYFHEDGSQRVPLQFDERTALALLTGQLSRPNPQPSAVTGSNAFAGALLQGLAAASGVAVSSAQAQAIAANLRTDHRESYINSGDTDAWDIYGDVTFKATGSLELTGGLRYTRDDRSAGYASTVSGGRSVLGGFIGALSQPAAVRAALLAGLSAPGAALIPTSAQFPVPMFGLFSQPSAGAGALQTSDFTDEGFTWRVSAKQALSPNANLYATYARGRRPKVMSPAAPAAPGGAARFTEVAAETVDSFELGAKGRFIGGRLALDGALYHYDYNNFQTTIQQNAQLVTANAGEAKAYGFEGQATLQAADHLTVNATYAYNHSRFGNGLFEDNRFRLSPDHTASLGADWRIPVRGGEFSVRPLYTWQSKVFFDDDNDIAALQRDNLVPDAAQDELQASYGLANLRVGYTAHDATWSVEAFVTNLFDKTYLKDAGNTGDTFGIPTFIAGEPRFWGLSVTFRR; encoded by the coding sequence ATGAACACCCGCGCGCTTCTGATCGCCGCCGCCAGCATCACGGCGCTGAGCGCCGGGCGCTCGCTCGCCGAGACCGCCCCCGGCGATGTCCAGGAACTTGTCGTCACCGCCCAAAAGCGCGACCAGCGCGCGCTGGACGTGCCCTTCGCGCTCACCGCCTATGGGGCCGCTGACATCGACCGACTGGGCGTTCAGGAGTTCGAGGAGTTGGCGCAGATCGTCCCGGGCTTCGAGGTCCAGAACCAGTCGCCGAACAACCCGGCTCTGGTGATGCGCGGCATCACCTCCGACTCCGGCGACGCGACAGCCGAGCCGCGGGTGTCGGTTTACCAGGATGGCGTCTCGATCTCGCGCTCGCGGGGGTCCTACGTCGAGCTGTTCGACATCGAGCGGGTCGAGATCGCCAAAGGGCCGCAGTCGACGCTGTTCGGCCGGGGCGCCCTGATCGGCGCGGTGAATGTCATCCAGGCCAAGGCGCGATCGGACTGGGAGGCCACGGCCCGGGCCAGCGTCGGCAATTATGGCTACACGCTCTTCGAGGGGATGCTGAACGCGCCGCTGGGCGACAACGCCGCCCTCCGCATCTCCGGCCGGCAGAAGGCCCGCGACGGCTACGTCGAGAACGCCCTGGGGGCCACGGACTTCAACAGCGTCGACACCCAGGCCTATCGGGTCGCGCTCAATGCGCACGGCGAGCGGTTCAACGCCGACCTGCTGCTGAACTACCAGAAGGACGATCCGTCCGGCACGTCGTTCAAGTCGATGACCTTCAACCCGACCGATCCGCTCACTGGAATGGTGCTGGGCGACCGCCCCGCCGAGAGCCCGGCCGCGCTTTCAACAACGGCCGGGTTCGAGGGCGGGCGGCCGCTCGGTCTGGATCGCGAGCTGTGGAGCGTGACCGGCCTGCTGAGCTTCGACCTGACGGACGCGCTCACTCTGAATTCGGTCAGCGCCTATCGCCGGTTCGATGCGCTGGAGATCTTCGACGCAGATGGCTTCTCGGCGCCCTTGTTCGTCTTCGGCGAGGACGCCCGCGGACGCCAGGCGAGTCAGGAAATCCGGCTGAACTACAACGCCGGCGGCCGTTGGAGCGGCTTCGTCGGAGTGAACTACTTCCATGAGGATGGTTCGCAGCGCGTGCCGCTGCAGTTCGACGAGCGCACCGCCCTTGCGCTGCTGACCGGTCAGCTGTCGCGGCCGAACCCGCAGCCGTCCGCCGTGACCGGCTCGAACGCCTTCGCAGGCGCGCTACTGCAGGGCTTGGCCGCCGCCAGCGGCGTGGCCGTGTCCAGCGCCCAGGCCCAGGCGATCGCCGCCAATCTGCGGACGGACCACCGCGAGAGCTACATCAACAGCGGCGACACCGACGCCTGGGACATCTATGGCGACGTCACCTTCAAGGCGACGGGCAGCCTCGAGCTGACCGGCGGCCTGCGCTACACGCGCGATGACCGTAGCGCCGGCTACGCGTCCACGGTGTCGGGCGGCCGAAGCGTGCTGGGCGGCTTCATCGGCGCGCTCTCGCAACCGGCGGCGGTGCGGGCGGCCCTGCTCGCGGGCCTCAGCGCGCCGGGCGCGGCGCTGATCCCGACCTCGGCGCAGTTTCCCGTTCCGATGTTTGGCCTGTTCTCGCAACCCAGCGCGGGCGCCGGCGCGCTGCAGACCAGCGACTTCACGGACGAGGGCTTCACCTGGCGGGTTTCGGCCAAGCAGGCGCTGTCGCCCAACGCCAACCTCTATGCGACCTACGCCCGTGGCCGCCGGCCCAAGGTGATGTCGCCCGCCGCGCCCGCCGCGCCCGGCGGCGCGGCGCGCTTCACCGAGGTCGCCGCCGAGACGGTCGACTCCTTCGAGCTCGGCGCCAAGGGTCGCTTCATCGGCGGCCGCCTGGCCCTGGATGGCGCGCTTTATCACTACGATTACAATAACTTCCAGACAACGATCCAGCAGAACGCCCAGCTGGTCACCGCCAACGCTGGCGAGGCCAAGGCCTACGGCTTCGAGGGACAGGCGACCCTGCAGGCGGCCGACCATCTGACGGTCAACGCCACCTACGCCTACAACCACTCGCGGTTCGGCAACGGCCTGTTCGAGGACAACCGCTTCCGCCTGTCGCCTGATCACACCGCCTCGCTCGGCGCGGACTGGCGCATCCCGGTCCGTGGCGGCGAGTTCAGCGTGCGGCCGCTCTACACCTGGCAATCGAAGGTCTTCTTTGACGACGACAATGACATCGCCGCCCTGCAACGCGACAATCTGGTCCCCGACGCCGCCCAGGATGAGCTGCAGGCGAGCTACGGCCTGGCTAATTTGCGGGTCGGCTACACGGCCCATGACGCGACGTGGAGCGTGGAGGCCTTCGTGACCAACCTGTTCGACAAGACGTACCTGAAGGACGCGGGCAACACCGGCGACACCTTTGGCATCCCGACATTCATCGCCGGCGAGCCCCGATTCTGGGGCCTGTCGGTTACTTTCCGCCGCTGA
- a CDS encoding GAF domain-containing protein, which translates to MASQDAALATDRGRTDALLKQRAARRPDRAMEAAVLQRLSASLTERPGEILQILADEALAFCDAGSAGVSLIRRDGDGFYWPAIAGAWAGFTGGGMPRDGSPSARVFRENASLIFLKPVEIFPAINGAEPLIREMLLAPFYVDGRAIGTVWLLAHEGGHLFDREDLRRLESLARFAASAYLPYVNVAEPPHARTGRHEVERLRALYAYDILDTPPEPEFDGLVRLATHIFGTRVAVLSFVDADRQWFKARVGFDRTSGSRFGSVGAVAAEGDEDIVVIPDLAADPRTQDKPLVVDGPALRFYAGAVLKSPAGHRLGALSVIDSKPRPEGLTEDQTKALALLVRQIMALLELRRASRAGDATVVEQPRADANVTERMRAAESRLRSAQSAARLGAFELQVGGEDVYATPEFARVFGLDVQETFKAEFIRSLVLPQDRAIASTDSSLASGSAATDVEYRIRRASDGAMRWVLRRGAFETDEAGRPLRLVGVVEDVTDRKLAEARVAALVALGDALRDAETAVEAVAAAARLAGETLAADRAGYARVDAAAELFNIQGGWSARAGDKVLGKFPFAMFPRTAARLISGLPVIAYRIPLDWSPIEQSAYRDIGVGAMITLPLLGKGMLEGVLFIHAAAPRAWEPAEIAFVQAVADRVHASVAKLQAENEQRLLNLELSHRMKNTMAVVQSIAQMTLKRAAAPEALKAFDDRLSALATAHDVLLGQNWVTARIRAVCEAAFAAHGLDRVSMQGPELNLNARSALNLAMMLHELVTNASKYGALSNAQGRIDLIWCIAGSGPAAQLALAWRESGGPAVPAPQRSGFGARLLKVGFGGDSESLVAYAPEGLTAEFTVPLAQVLES; encoded by the coding sequence GTGGCGAGTCAGGACGCAGCTCTGGCGACAGACCGTGGGCGGACGGATGCGCTTCTGAAGCAGCGCGCCGCCCGGCGGCCTGATCGCGCCATGGAGGCCGCAGTCTTGCAGCGCCTGTCCGCATCTCTGACCGAGCGCCCAGGCGAAATTCTTCAGATCCTCGCCGACGAGGCCCTGGCCTTCTGCGACGCCGGCTCGGCTGGCGTCAGCTTGATCAGGCGGGACGGCGACGGCTTCTACTGGCCCGCTATCGCCGGGGCCTGGGCTGGCTTCACCGGCGGCGGCATGCCGCGCGACGGCAGTCCCAGCGCGCGGGTGTTCCGCGAGAACGCGTCCTTGATCTTCCTGAAGCCGGTCGAGATCTTTCCCGCCATCAACGGCGCCGAGCCGCTCATCCGCGAGATGCTGCTCGCGCCCTTCTACGTCGACGGAAGGGCGATCGGCACGGTCTGGCTGCTGGCCCACGAGGGCGGACACCTCTTTGACCGCGAGGACCTGCGTCGGCTCGAGAGCCTCGCGCGGTTCGCTGCATCAGCCTATCTCCCTTACGTCAACGTCGCAGAGCCGCCGCACGCCAGGACTGGACGCCACGAGGTGGAGCGGCTGCGGGCGCTCTACGCCTACGACATTCTCGATACGCCTCCGGAACCCGAGTTCGATGGGCTGGTCCGCCTGGCCACCCACATCTTCGGCACGCGGGTCGCGGTGCTCAGCTTTGTCGATGCGGATCGCCAGTGGTTCAAGGCGCGCGTCGGATTCGATCGCACCAGCGGTTCGCGGTTCGGCTCGGTTGGCGCGGTCGCCGCCGAGGGCGACGAGGATATCGTCGTCATCCCGGACCTGGCTGCCGACCCCCGGACGCAGGACAAGCCTCTGGTCGTCGATGGTCCCGCCCTGCGCTTCTATGCCGGCGCGGTGCTGAAGTCGCCGGCCGGCCACCGGCTGGGCGCGCTCAGCGTGATCGATTCCAAACCGCGGCCCGAGGGTTTGACGGAGGACCAGACCAAGGCGTTAGCCCTGCTCGTGCGGCAGATCATGGCCCTGCTTGAACTCCGCCGGGCGTCGCGCGCCGGCGACGCCACGGTCGTCGAGCAGCCGCGCGCCGACGCCAATGTGACCGAACGCATGCGGGCGGCGGAGTCGCGCCTGCGATCCGCCCAGTCCGCGGCGCGGCTGGGGGCCTTTGAACTGCAAGTGGGCGGCGAGGACGTTTACGCGACGCCCGAGTTCGCCCGCGTGTTCGGTCTCGACGTCCAGGAGACCTTCAAGGCCGAGTTCATCCGTAGCCTGGTGCTGCCGCAGGATCGCGCCATCGCTTCAACGGACAGCTCCCTGGCTAGTGGCTCAGCAGCGACGGACGTTGAGTACCGGATCCGCCGGGCCAGCGACGGCGCCATGCGCTGGGTGCTCAGGCGCGGGGCGTTTGAGACGGACGAGGCCGGCCGGCCGCTGCGTCTGGTGGGCGTGGTCGAAGACGTCACCGACCGAAAGCTCGCCGAGGCGCGGGTCGCGGCCCTCGTAGCGCTCGGCGACGCCCTGCGCGACGCGGAAACTGCGGTCGAGGCGGTCGCCGCAGCCGCCCGGCTGGCCGGCGAGACCCTGGCGGCTGATCGCGCCGGCTACGCGCGCGTCGATGCGGCGGCGGAGCTGTTCAACATTCAAGGCGGCTGGTCGGCCAGGGCCGGTGACAAGGTGCTGGGCAAATTCCCCTTCGCCATGTTCCCGCGCACCGCCGCACGCCTGATAAGCGGGCTGCCGGTGATCGCCTACCGCATCCCTCTCGACTGGTCGCCGATTGAACAGTCGGCCTATCGCGACATCGGCGTGGGCGCGATGATCACCCTTCCGCTCTTGGGCAAGGGCATGCTCGAGGGGGTCCTGTTCATCCACGCCGCGGCGCCCCGTGCGTGGGAACCGGCCGAGATCGCCTTCGTCCAGGCCGTGGCCGACCGGGTGCATGCTTCGGTGGCCAAGCTGCAGGCCGAAAACGAACAGCGCCTGCTCAACCTCGAGCTCAGCCATCGCATGAAGAACACCATGGCGGTGGTGCAGTCGATCGCTCAGATGACCTTGAAGCGCGCGGCTGCGCCCGAGGCCTTGAAAGCCTTCGACGATCGGCTGTCGGCGCTCGCGACCGCCCATGACGTGCTGCTGGGCCAGAACTGGGTGACCGCCCGCATTCGCGCCGTCTGCGAGGCCGCGTTCGCCGCCCACGGCCTCGATCGGGTGTCGATGCAGGGTCCCGAGCTCAACCTCAACGCCCGTAGCGCCCTGAACCTGGCCATGATGCTGCACGAGCTGGTCACCAACGCCAGCAAGTACGGCGCCCTTTCGAACGCCCAGGGGCGCATCGACCTGATCTGGTGCATCGCCGGCTCCGGCCCCGCCGCGCAACTCGCCCTGGCCTGGCGTGAATCCGGCGGCCCGGCCGTGCCTGCGCCGCAGCGCAGCGGCTTCGGCGCGCGGTTGCTCAAGGTTGGTTTCGGCGGCGACAGCGAAAGCCTCGTCGCCTATGCGCCAGAGGGGCTTACGGCGGAATTCACCGTTCCGCTCGCCCAGGTCCTGGAAAGCTAG
- a CDS encoding carbonic anhydrase, giving the protein MEHLLERAALFREHVFPEQRALYARLASDGQSPKALMISCADSRVIPELIMQAEPGELFVCRNAGNIVPPFSQANGGVSSAVEYAVVALGVRDIIVCGHSDCGAMKAFSNPEALEKMPNVAAWLRHAHAAHSVVCSAYHDLDGREATHALSLENVVVQINHLRTHPSVASAIARGDLTLHGWFFDIETGEILALDGDTGQFVHVRESATLPVALPARPRLAAAQSPRIEAA; this is encoded by the coding sequence TTGGAACATCTGCTCGAACGCGCCGCGCTCTTCCGCGAACACGTCTTCCCGGAACAGCGCGCCCTCTACGCCAGGCTCGCCAGTGACGGTCAGAGCCCGAAGGCGCTGATGATCTCCTGCGCCGACAGCCGCGTGATCCCCGAACTGATCATGCAGGCCGAGCCCGGCGAGCTCTTCGTTTGCCGTAACGCCGGCAACATCGTCCCGCCCTTCAGCCAGGCTAACGGCGGGGTCTCCTCCGCCGTCGAATACGCCGTCGTCGCCCTGGGCGTGCGCGACATCATCGTCTGCGGCCACTCCGACTGCGGGGCGATGAAGGCCTTCTCCAACCCTGAAGCCCTGGAGAAGATGCCCAACGTCGCCGCCTGGCTGCGCCACGCCCACGCCGCCCATAGCGTCGTCTGCTCGGCCTACCACGACCTCGACGGCAGGGAGGCGACCCACGCCCTCTCTCTCGAGAACGTCGTCGTCCAGATCAACCACCTGCGCACCCACCCCTCGGTCGCCTCGGCGATCGCCCGCGGCGACCTGACCCTTCACGGCTGGTTCTTCGACATTGAGACCGGCGAGATCCTCGCCCTCGACGGCGACACCGGCCAGTTCGTCCACGTCCGCGAGAGCGCGACCCTGCCGGTCGCGCTTCCCGCCCGGCCGCGCCTCGCCGCCGCCCAATCTCCCCGCATCGAGGCCGCATGA
- a CDS encoding SulP family inorganic anion transporter: MSSDNVNDGPMTAAEAPDPATVKIAPAPDARAEKTLTRDLVSSVVVFLVALPLCMGIAVASGVPAEKGLITGIIGGIVVGALAGSPLQVSGPAAGLAVIVFELVQRFGLGMLGPILVLAGMIQLAAGALRLGQWFRAISPAVVHGMLAGIGILIVAGQAHVLFGNGPGPHGLDNLLAIPAAFGTLNLGDLGATEAAFGVGLVTIIGMLAWEKLRPARLKVVPGALLGVLAATILTQAFNLPVKLVEVPASIAAAVQVPTLANFARLAEPTIFITAIAIAFIASAETLLSAAAVDRMHTGPRTKYNKELGAQGIGNMLCGLAGALPMTGVIVRSSANVQAGARTRMSAIFHGVWILGLVALLPWLLRLIPAPALAGVLVVTGWRLVSFDHAKHLFARHGLLPTITWAVTLVMVVATDLLTGVLIGMALTVVELIPSIRRMGLRIRDQAAGEHHREVSLEGSATFLHLPRLAKVLEAAPNSSPIRLNLERVGMLDHTMAEMLTEWLKGRRRVSAPVEVMADEPMRRRLALEGEH; encoded by the coding sequence ATGAGCTCTGATAACGTCAACGATGGACCGATGACCGCCGCCGAGGCGCCGGATCCGGCCACCGTCAAGATCGCGCCGGCCCCGGACGCCCGCGCCGAGAAGACGCTGACGCGCGACCTTGTCTCCTCGGTCGTCGTCTTCCTGGTCGCCCTGCCGCTGTGCATGGGCATCGCCGTCGCCTCCGGCGTGCCGGCCGAAAAGGGCCTGATCACCGGGATCATCGGCGGCATTGTCGTCGGCGCTCTGGCCGGCTCGCCCCTTCAGGTCAGCGGCCCCGCCGCGGGCCTGGCCGTCATCGTCTTCGAACTGGTCCAGCGCTTCGGCCTGGGCATGCTGGGGCCGATCCTGGTCCTCGCCGGCATGATCCAGCTGGCCGCCGGCGCGCTCCGGCTTGGTCAATGGTTCCGCGCCATTTCGCCGGCCGTCGTGCACGGCATGCTGGCCGGGATCGGCATCCTGATCGTCGCGGGCCAGGCCCACGTCCTCTTCGGCAATGGCCCTGGCCCGCACGGCCTCGACAACCTGCTGGCGATCCCCGCGGCGTTCGGCACCCTGAACCTGGGCGACCTCGGCGCGACTGAAGCCGCCTTCGGGGTAGGCCTCGTCACCATCATCGGCATGCTGGCCTGGGAGAAGCTGCGCCCGGCCAGGCTCAAGGTCGTTCCGGGCGCCTTGCTGGGCGTCCTGGCCGCGACCATCCTGACCCAGGCGTTCAACCTGCCGGTCAAGCTGGTCGAAGTGCCGGCCTCCATCGCCGCCGCGGTCCAGGTGCCGACGCTCGCGAACTTCGCGCGCCTGGCCGAACCGACGATCTTCATCACCGCCATCGCCATCGCCTTCATCGCCTCGGCCGAGACCCTGCTCTCGGCCGCCGCCGTGGATCGCATGCACACCGGCCCGCGCACCAAGTACAACAAGGAGCTCGGCGCCCAGGGCATCGGCAACATGCTCTGCGGCCTGGCCGGCGCCCTGCCGATGACCGGCGTGATCGTGCGCTCCTCGGCCAACGTCCAGGCCGGCGCGCGGACCCGCATGTCGGCCATTTTCCACGGTGTGTGGATTCTCGGCCTCGTCGCCCTGCTGCCCTGGCTCCTGCGGTTGATCCCGGCCCCGGCGCTGGCCGGCGTGCTGGTGGTCACGGGCTGGCGCCTGGTCAGCTTCGACCACGCCAAGCACCTGTTCGCCCGCCACGGCCTGTTGCCCACCATCACCTGGGCCGTGACCCTGGTCATGGTGGTCGCCACCGACCTCCTGACCGGCGTGCTGATCGGCATGGCCCTGACCGTGGTCGAGCTGATCCCCTCGATCCGCCGCATGGGCCTGCGCATCAGGGACCAGGCCGCCGGCGAACATCACCGCGAGGTCAGCCTCGAAGGCTCGGCGACCTTCCTGCACCTGCCGCGTCTGGCCAAGGTGCTGGAAGCCGCGCCCAACAGCAGCCCGATCCGGCTGAACCTGGAGCGCGTCGGCATGCTCGACCACACCATGGCCGAGATGCTCACCGAGTGGCTGAAAGGCCGCAGGCGCGTCTCTGCGCCGGTCGAGGTCATGGCCGACGAGCCCATGCGCCGCCGCCTGGCGCTGGAAGGCGAGCACTAG